Below is a genomic region from Paraburkholderia sp. BL23I1N1.
TCAATCGCGGCAGGCCGACGCCGCCCGCCATCGATGCAGGGAACTAAGCGATGAACCTGTCGCGTCCGTTTATCTCCCGCCCGGTCGCCACCACGCTGCTGGCGATCGGCATCGCGCTGTCCGGGATTTTTGCGTTCACCAAGCTGCCGGTCGCGCCGCTGCCGCAGGTCGACTTTCCGACCATTTCGGTGCAGGCCACGTTGCCGGGCGCAAGCCCGGACACCGTGGCGACCAGTGTCGCGAGTCCGCTTGAACGGCATCTCGGTTCGATCGCCGACGTCACCGAAATGACCTCGCAGAGCTCGGTCGGCTCGACGCGCATTACGTTGCAATTCGGATTGAACCGCGACATCGACGGCGCCGCGCGCGACGTGCAGGCGGCCATCAACGCCGCACGCGCCGATCTGCCGGCGAGCCTGCGCAGCAATCCCACCTATCACAAGGTGAATCCCGCCGACGCGCCGATTCTGATTCTCGCGCTGACGTCGAAGACGCTGACCGCCGGCCAGTTGTACGACTCCGCGGCCACCGTGTTGCAGCAGTCACTCTCGCAGGTGGACGGTGTCGGCGAAGTGGACGTGAGCGGCTCGGCCAATCCGGCGGTGCGCGTCGAACTGGAACCGCATGCACTGTCGCACTACGGTATCGGTCTCGAAGACGTGCGCGCGGCGCTCGCGGCGGCCAACGCGAACAGCCCGAAAGGCTCGATCGAGTTCGGCCCCAACCGCGTGCAGATCTACACCAACGACCAGGCGAGCAAGGCGTCGCAGTATAAAGATCTGGTCATCGCGTACCGTAATGGCGCGGCGGTGAAACTATCCGATGTCGCGGAAGTGGTCGATTCGGTCGAAGACCTCCGCAACCTGGGCCTCTTCAACGGCAAGCGTTCGGTGCTGGTGATTCTGTACCGTCAACCGGGCGCGAACATTATCGACACCATCGACCGCGTGATGGGCATGCTGCCGCAGTTGCACGCGTCGCTGCCCGCCGACGTCGACATCGCGCCGGCCGCCGACCGCTCCACGACAATCCGCGCTTCGCTGAAAGACACCGAGCGCACGCTCATGATCGCGGTGGCGCTGGTGGTGATGGTGGTGTTTCTGTTCCTGCGCAACTGGCGCGCCACGCTGATTCCGAGCGTGGCCGTGCCGATCTCGATCATCGGCACGTTCGCCGCGATGTATATGCTGGGCTTTTCGATCGACAACCTCTCGCTGATGGCGTTGACGATCGCGACCGGTTTCGTGGTCGACGACGCGATCGTGGTGCTGGAAAACATCTCACGGCATATAGAAAACGGCGTGCCGCGCATGAAGGCCGCATTTCTCGGCGCGCGCGAAGTCGGCTTCACCGTGCTGTCGATCAGTATTTCGCTGGTCGCCGTGTTCCTGCCGATTCTGCTGATGGGCGGCATTGTCGGGCGGCTGTTCCGCGAATTCGCGCTGACGCTGTCACTCGCGATCGGCGTGTCGCTGATCGTCTCGCTCACCCTGACGCCGATGATGTGTTCGCGCCTTCTGCGCGAGCCGCACGAAAAAACGGAAGAAGGACGCTTTGGCCGCTGGCTCGAAAGCGGCTTCACGGCGATGCATCGCGGTTATGAGCGCACGCTCGGCTGGGCGCTGCTGCATCCGCGCCTGATCGTGACGATTCTGATCGCCACCATCGGCCTGAATATCTGGCTGTACATCGTCGTGCCGAAGGGCTTCTTCCCGCAGCAGGACACCGGGCGGCTGATCGGCGGCATTCAGGCCGACCAGAGCACGTCGTTCCAGGCGATGAAGGGCAAGTTCGCGGAGATGATGGAAATCGTCGGCAAGAATCCCGCGGTGGACAGCGTGGCCGGTTTCACCGGCGGGCGGCAGACCAACTCCGGCTTCATGTTCGTTTCGCTGAAGCCGAAGAGCGAGCGCAAGCTATCCGCCGACCAGGTGATCCAGCAACTGCGCGCCCCGCTCGGCGACGTGGCCGGCGCGCGGACTTTCCTGCAGGCGGTTCAGGACATTCGCGTCGGCGGCCGGCAATCGAACGCGCAGTACCAGTTCACGCTGCTGGCCGATTCGACGTCCGATCTGTACCTGTGGGGACCGAAGCTCACGGAGGCGCTGCAGGCGCGCCCCGAACTCGCCGACGTGAATTCCGACCAGCAGCAAGGCGGCCTCGAGGCGATGGTGACGATCGACCGCGCAACCGCCGCGCGCCTCGGCATCAAGCCGGTGCAGATCGATAACACGCTGTATGACGCGTTCGGCCAGCGCCAGGTGTCGACGATCTACAACCCGCTGAACCAGTACCACGTGGTGATGGAAGTGGCGCCGCAATACTGGCAGAGCCCGGACATGCTGAAGCAGATTTACATCAGCACTTCGGGTGGCAGCGCGAGCGGCGCGCAAACCACTAATGCGCCGGCCGGCACGGTGACCGCGCATACAACCGCTACGACCAGCACCAGTACGAGCAGCGCGACGATTGGCGGCACGGCCGGTACGACGGCATCGAGCACGGCGAGCATCGCTGCCGACTCCGCGCGCAACCAGGCGATCAACTCGATTGCGGCGAGCGGCAAATCGAGTGCTTCGTCGGGCGCGGCGGTGTCGACTTCGAAGGAGACGATGGTGCCGTTGTCGGCGATCGCGAGCTTCGGTCCGGGGAATACGCCGTTGTCGGTGAATCACCAGAGCCAGTTCGTGGCCTCGACGATTTCGTTCAATCTGCCGCCGGGTGTGTCTCTTTCGACAGCAACGCAGGCGATTTACGACACGATGGCGCAGATCGGCATGCCGGGGACGATACACGGCAGTTTCCAGGGGACTGCTCAGGCGTTCCAGCAGTCGATGTCCGACCAGCCGATTCTGATTCTGGCCGCGTTGGCCGCGGTGTATATCGTGCTGGGGATGTTGTACGAGAGCTATATCCATCCGCTGACGATTCTCTCGACGCTGCCGTCCGCAGGTGTCGGGGCATTGCTTGCTTTGCTGTTGTTCAAGACGGAGTTCAGCATCATCGCGCTGATCGGGGTGATCTTGCTGATCGGCATCGTGAAGAAGAACGCGATCATGATGGTGGACTTTGCGATTGAAGCCTCCCGGCAGGGGTTGTCGTCGCGGGATGCGATTTATCAGGCTTGTATGCTGCGATTCCGGCCGATCATGATGACGACTTGCGCTGCGCTTCTTGGGGCGTTGCCGCTGGCCTTTGGGCGCGGGGAAGGGGCGGAACTTCGTGCCCCGTTGGGGATTGCGATTGTGGGTGGGTTGATCGTTAGTCAGATGCTGACTTTGTATACCACGCCGGTGGTCTATCTTTATATGGATCGGATTCGGGTACGGTGGGAGTCGCGGAAGGCTCGGAGATCGGGGATGGCGGCTTCTTGATGTTTTTGCCTGCTCGGCGCTTTTTCTGTGTGCCTGTGGTGTTGGCCTTTCCTTGTTTTGTTAGTGGTCTATTAGCGTTGCCCCTGTGCGGGGCGGCACCTACTTCTCTTTGCCGGCCGCAAAGAGAGAGGCAAGAGAAAGCGGCTCAAACCGCTAACTCTTAAGCGGGTCCCCGCGCAGCCACGGTATTGGTGCATCTGGAATCTGTGTTCTCGCACATTCGGCGTGAGTGACTAAGGGCTCATTCGCTCCCACTCCGCACTGCGTGCGTCGCGGATGGGTTTGCCTGGGAAACCTACGGTTTCGATTGCGCGTAGCGGGAGCCATCGGTTTCGCCTCAGCGACGCGCCTGCGCACCCGGAGGCGAAGCCCACTTGAAATGAAGTGTCAATGTGTTGCACACGCGCTTGCCTCGTAGTCACAGACGAAGCCGAGAAGCCTCAATAGCAATCGGTAGAACCCATGTGCTAAACGTAGCGGGTAGTTTTATGAAGTACGTTTCGGCGCGCGCAGCGCCGCCGGAAGCATGACTGCCTTGTCACTCACTCCGAATGTGCGAGAACACAGATTCCAGATGCACCACTACCCCCTCCAAGCCAAGGGAACCGCTTATAAGCTAGCGGTTTGAGCCGCTTTCTTTTGCCTACTTTTCTTTGCGACAGGCAAAGAGAAGTAGGTGCCGCCCCGCACAGGGGCAACGCTAATAAACCACTAACAAATCAAGGAAAGGCCAAAGATTCCAGATCAAAGAAAAGCCAACGCCAAAAAACCACAGACCAACAAAGCGCCGCGCAGGCAACCACCTTCAAAGCCTCTGCTCAACAGCAAGCAAAAAAATCCGCCTCCACTGCCTGGCCTGCCGCTCTCCCGCCATGGGCAAAACCCAAACCTGATGCTTAGCGTCTTTAACCGTCAAAGCGACCTGCCATTGAGCACCATGGCCATCCACCTCAGCACCAAGCAGATCGGCAAAGATATAAGCGCCCTGCTCGCCGCCCAGGCGAATCTCACATAGCCGCTTACCGCCGGCAAGCCGGACCGCCCCCCAGTTCCCCTTGAGCTCATGAGTCCAATCGCCATCGCGAATATTGGGAGCGACTTCCTTCCGACGCCGCCACCAATAAGCAAGCGCGGCAATCAAAAGCAAACCAACAAGAACAGCCACCCCAACCGCAACGGCCAAACCAAAAGCCGCCTGCAAGGCATAAAACGCGCGCACCGCGCCATACACCAGCGCGGTCAGCGCAATGAACGCAACAACAATCGGCATCGCAAACTCGCTAGACACAAACCCGCTAGACAAATAATCAGCCTCGCGCGGCGCAGCCCCAAACCTCACGACCAAGGACCATCGCGAAGAAAACGCAACCGCGCGAACCAGGCCGTTACGGCTGCTTGTGCGTCGCAGCCCAATCCTTCACCGCCTTCAGCGTGTTCTCGACGTGCTTCTCCGGCGACAGGCTCGTGTACTCGTAAATGATCTTGCCGTCCGGCGCGATCACGTACGACACGCGATTGGCCATCGAGCTATGCATCGGCAAACCGGCATCATAGGCGCCGATCACCTTCGAGTCGGCATCCGCCGCCACCGGGAATTTGCTGCGGCATTCGCTCACCGAAAACTTCGTCAACGTGTCGATGTTGTCGTGCGACACGCCAATCACTGTCGCGCCATATTTCTTGTATTCGTCGACGGCTTCGGCAAACTCGTGAGCTTCGATCGTGCAGCCTTTCGTGAAGGCCGCCGGATAGAAATACACCACCACCGGCCCCTTCTTCAACTCGTCAGCCAGCGAATACGTGTAAGTCTTGCCACCCAGCGAAGCCGCCGCGGTGAACTGCGGCGCGGCATCGCCCGGCTTGAGCGTGGCCGAGGCCGTCAGCGAATGCATTGCGAATCCCACCGACAGGACGGCAGCCAGCGCTACCGGTATAAGTTTCCTCTTCATCTGCAGTTCCTCGAAACGTTTATTCACGCTGTTGGCGCGGTCGGATGAAGGTCGCGACGTTCGGATGAACGCCGGCAACCTCCATACGCTATTGGACCACGTGCAGAGAAGGTACGTCAGAACCTGCAGAAAGGATGCGTCAGGCCGCTTCTTCGATATGCGCGCCGAACCACGCCGCAGCGGATAGATTCAGCTCCGCCAGCACTTCGGGCGTAAGCGTCGCGAAGCCGGGCGGCGCATCGGGTCCGGCCGCGATCGAGGTGGCGTCGCCGCCCTCGCCGGCCACTTCGGCAATTCGCAACAAGGCGCCGAGCGCGCCGCCGCGCGAGACGATCGCTTCGCGAATCTGCGGCGCAAGGCCGAGCTTCTCCAGCACAACCGCGGGCGTGCTGCCGACCACCACGTGGATCAGAGAAAAAATACCGGTCATGAAAGCGGCATCGGCAAAATCGTCATCGGACGGGCGCAGCCAGCCCGCGGCCAATTCCATGAAGCGCGAGCGCGTGCCGGCCAGTTGCACCAGCGGATCGGCGCGCCACGGCAGATCGCCGCTGTCCGCGTACAGCAGCAATTGCGCCCAGCGCGCAATCTGCCGCGTGCCAGTGGCGATGATGGCCTCGCGTAGCGAGGCAATATTGCGCCCCAGCCCGAACGCGCCCGAATTGACGAGGCGCAGCAGTTGCACCACCACGCTCGGGTTCAGCTTGAGTTCCGCTTCGAACTCGACAATCCCGGCATCGCGCGACAACAGCGCCAGCAAACGCAGGAGACCAGGGCGCGGCGAACGATTGCGCGGCGCGGCCAGCACTTGCGGCCGCGCGAAGAAGTAGCCCTGAAACAGATCGAAGCCGAGGTCGCGAGCCAGCGCAAAGTCTTCGCGCGTCTCAACCTTCTCCGCGATCAGTGTCCTGCCATGGCCGCGCACCGTCGAGGCCAGTTTGGCAAGCGCGGACCGTTCGGTCTGCAGGAAGTCGATCTTGACGATGTCGGCATACGGCAGCACGGCGAGCAGCTCGTCCGA
It encodes:
- a CDS encoding efflux RND transporter permease subunit, whose translation is MNLSRPFISRPVATTLLAIGIALSGIFAFTKLPVAPLPQVDFPTISVQATLPGASPDTVATSVASPLERHLGSIADVTEMTSQSSVGSTRITLQFGLNRDIDGAARDVQAAINAARADLPASLRSNPTYHKVNPADAPILILALTSKTLTAGQLYDSAATVLQQSLSQVDGVGEVDVSGSANPAVRVELEPHALSHYGIGLEDVRAALAAANANSPKGSIEFGPNRVQIYTNDQASKASQYKDLVIAYRNGAAVKLSDVAEVVDSVEDLRNLGLFNGKRSVLVILYRQPGANIIDTIDRVMGMLPQLHASLPADVDIAPAADRSTTIRASLKDTERTLMIAVALVVMVVFLFLRNWRATLIPSVAVPISIIGTFAAMYMLGFSIDNLSLMALTIATGFVVDDAIVVLENISRHIENGVPRMKAAFLGAREVGFTVLSISISLVAVFLPILLMGGIVGRLFREFALTLSLAIGVSLIVSLTLTPMMCSRLLREPHEKTEEGRFGRWLESGFTAMHRGYERTLGWALLHPRLIVTILIATIGLNIWLYIVVPKGFFPQQDTGRLIGGIQADQSTSFQAMKGKFAEMMEIVGKNPAVDSVAGFTGGRQTNSGFMFVSLKPKSERKLSADQVIQQLRAPLGDVAGARTFLQAVQDIRVGGRQSNAQYQFTLLADSTSDLYLWGPKLTEALQARPELADVNSDQQQGGLEAMVTIDRATAARLGIKPVQIDNTLYDAFGQRQVSTIYNPLNQYHVVMEVAPQYWQSPDMLKQIYISTSGGSASGAQTTNAPAGTVTAHTTATTSTSTSSATIGGTAGTTASSTASIAADSARNQAINSIAASGKSSASSGAAVSTSKETMVPLSAIASFGPGNTPLSVNHQSQFVASTISFNLPPGVSLSTATQAIYDTMAQIGMPGTIHGSFQGTAQAFQQSMSDQPILILAALAAVYIVLGMLYESYIHPLTILSTLPSAGVGALLALLLFKTEFSIIALIGVILLIGIVKKNAIMMVDFAIEASRQGLSSRDAIYQACMLRFRPIMMTTCAALLGALPLAFGRGEGAELRAPLGIAIVGGLIVSQMLTLYTTPVVYLYMDRIRVRWESRKARRSGMAAS
- a CDS encoding peroxiredoxin; the protein is MKRKLIPVALAAVLSVGFAMHSLTASATLKPGDAAPQFTAAASLGGKTYTYSLADELKKGPVVVYFYPAAFTKGCTIEAHEFAEAVDEYKKYGATVIGVSHDNIDTLTKFSVSECRSKFPVAADADSKVIGAYDAGLPMHSSMANRVSYVIAPDGKIIYEYTSLSPEKHVENTLKAVKDWAATHKQP
- a CDS encoding EAL and HDOD domain-containing protein, translating into MSERHFVGATPRHVEVLEQCAEDADPAAGAQFVYLGRQPILDRDGALNAYELLFRASAHNYAEVTDDAQATAQVVARAIGGIGVAAVLGQHRGFVNIDRAMLFDDIVHLMPPERFVLEILETVKFDAHLARRLTELRRAGFQVALDDVSELSDELLAVLPYADIVKIDFLQTERSALAKLASTVRGHGRTLIAEKVETREDFALARDLGFDLFQGYFFARPQVLAAPRNRSPRPGLLRLLALLSRDAGIVEFEAELKLNPSVVVQLLRLVNSGAFGLGRNIASLREAIIATGTRQIARWAQLLLYADSGDLPWRADPLVQLAGTRSRFMELAAGWLRPSDDDFADAAFMTGIFSLIHVVVGSTPAVVLEKLGLAPQIREAIVSRGGALGALLRIAEVAGEGGDATSIAAGPDAPPGFATLTPEVLAELNLSAAAWFGAHIEEAA